Proteins from a single region of Chanodichthys erythropterus isolate Z2021 chromosome 13, ASM2448905v1, whole genome shotgun sequence:
- the LOC137034684 gene encoding C-X-C motif chemokine 11-6-like: MKTIAAFVLLACLIAVGVKGQGMSSKGRCFCADKGANVVLVKNIEKVEIIPPSPSCRKHEIIVTLKNGAGRKCMNPESKFTQNIIKALEKRSQQSVHHSTTVTAPQKNILTSTSSAPTSFK; encoded by the exons ATGAAGACTATTGCAGCTTTTGTTCTTCTTGCCTGCCTGATCGCTGTAGGAGTGAAAG GGCAGGGAATGTCTTCGAAGGGCAGGTGCTTCTGTGCAGACAAAGGTGCAAACGTGGTTTTAGTGAAGAACATTGAGAAGGTTGAAATCATCCCTCCAAGTCCATCTTGTCGCAAACATGAGATTAT TGTCACTCTGAAGAATGGTGCAGGAAGGAAATGCATGAATCCAGAGTCAAAATTCACTCAAAATATCATAAAGGCTCTTGAGAAGAG GAGCCAGCAGTCTGTGCACCACAGTACAACTGTCACTGCGCCACAGAAGAACATCCTGACATCAACATCATCAGCACCAACATCCTTCAAATGA